The genomic stretch ACGCCAGATGGACAAGATGAACATAATGGTCGTCGTCAAATGTTGCTAACCCCTGTGTGAAGTTTGAAAGAAATTTGCGCCGGTGCGCCTTTACTTCTTCAGCTTTCGTTCGGGGAGGTAGGAATGCAGAAGCTGAAAACGAAGGGCCCTCCAATTATGCGCGCGCCGTGATTAAATTCCATCAGCTGCCAACCGTATCCTGCGTAGCTGCGGCCTGCACAACACTGCGCGCCACTGCGTCCTGTTCGAGTCGTCCCGGCCTGACAAACGCCTATAAAATGCAACGTCCGACCGAGCTGGCTGCGCGCAGTGCAGTGCTGAGAAACTATCCATGATTAGAAATTACTAGCAGTGGTGAACGCGAGTTGGGTTGGGTACAGTCGGCAGCTACACGCTGCGTGCGCGCCGAAGAGATAGAGACGAAGCTAAGGCCACGCCGAGCTTGAAAATGGCGGTCGCCGCTCATTCTTCGTCGCTTTCCTTCCTCGCGCTGCTTCCTCTCCTGCTAATACCTCCCGTGGTGCTGTCcgcggccggggtggcggcggtgtcgTACGAGACCAAGTCCATGGACCCTGGGCTCGTCGTGATGACGCTGCCGGAGCCGGTGTCCGGGCCGGAGAGCCTCGCCttcgacgggcgcggcggcgggccctACTCCGGCGTCTCCGACGGCCGCGTCCTCCGCTGGGAAGGCGGCCTCCGGGGATGGACCGAGTACGCCTACAACTCCAAGCACAAGTAAGCGAGCGAGCGGGCGTTTCATCTTCATGTTGCACGTTTATGCACACATTGATCAACAACACAAACGTTTGGCACGATCGATGTTAACCCGTGCACGCGTACAATATATGTAGGAACGTGGCGATGTGCGCGCCGGAGAAGAAGCTGGTGGTGCCGGAGAGCGTGTGCGGGCGGCCGCTGGGCCTCCAGTTCCACCGGCAATCCGGCGACCTCTACGTCGCCGACGCGTACCTGGGGCTGCTCAGGgtgccggcgcgcggcgggctcgcggaggtcgtggcggccgaggccggcggcgagccgttCAACTTCCTCAACGGGCTGGACGTCGACCAGCGGACCGGCGACGTCTACTTTACTGACAGCAGCACCACATACCGTAGGAGGTACATGCATATATCCACACATTAATTTTTAACTTGATTTTCAAAATCGAAGAAAGACCTATGTGTCTtagttgtgagttgtgactatTTTTCAAAGatgatattaattttttttgaaagaacacGATATAATAACTTTATTTGTAATCAAGTTAATTGACTCCAAATTAAAAGGAACTTGTAAATATATTTGACCTTTCTTTAGAATTAATTTTGTTATCTTAGACGAATTTATTTAgatttttatatttatataaaaaCATTGTGACTATTCGATTAATTTTAGTCCTTCCATTTTCATATGAAAGTTGGACAACATACCATACTACTTTCGATTAGTTCGTTTTTTTGAAAACCGATTAGTTCGTTTTGTCTTGCTAATATTTTATTAAAGAAAAGCACCCGTATATACAGCACTATATTGCCTCCGAATCAAGCTGCCTGGAGGTTCTGAATTTAAGCCATGGGTCCCACTTGAAGGAAGAGACAGTCCATTTGGGGAAAATGTATATATATGCTAAAGTTGCAGTGAAGTTTTTTTCCTATCAGAAATGCCCTTTTCTAGAATTAAGAACTACTAGTACTTCACGCTAACTGATACTCCCTCCCTTTGTTTATATTTATAAGCCATACGCGTATATCAAgtttttgaccaataatttaactaataattttttatttttatgatgtaaACTTGAAATGGTTgaatttgtaatcaaatgtactctccaataattataaatttataaccctaaataatataatataaaataaattaatgatCAAAATATAATTTGGGATATCGTGCAACGTGCTTATAAaaataaacggagggagtaactagAAATATAATCACATACTGTAGACAGCAAAGAACTATTGTGTTATTGTGTGTCGTGATCGTCGGTCCTGCAGCGACTTTTCCTTGATAATAATGGACTAAAGTGACCTCCAAGCATATGGACGTCACATCGTTCGAAGCAAATAATGTTTGTTTCCCTATTCCCGTGAAAATTAATTACTATACCTTTTATGAACATTTTATAACagagaattcaccttccatgcgccccattttgtcccggtttaaagttgacccgggataaaaggttcaccaaccgggactaaaactcggtcactggtgggggctcaccaaacgggaccttttatcccggttgcaaaggctagtgggaaaaaaagaccctgagaggccttttatcccggtttgaaataaCAACGGGGACAAAatggggcgcatggaaggtgaattctctGTTATAAAATGTTCATAAAAGGTATAGTAATTAATTTTCACGGGAATAGGGAAACAAACATTATTTGCTTCGAACGATGTGACGTCCATATGCTTGGAGGTCACTTTAGTCTATTATAATCAAGGTAAAGTCGCTGATGGACCGACGATCACGACNNNNNNNNNNNNNNNNNNNNNNNNNNNNNNNNNNNNNNNNNNNNNNNNNNNNNNNNNNNNNNNNNNNNNNNNNNNNNNNNNNNNNNNNNNNNNNNNNNNNNNNNNNNNNNNNNNNNNNNNNNNNNNNNNNNNNNNNNNNNNNNNNNNNNNNNNNNNNNNNNNNNNNNNNNNNNNNNNNNNNNNNNNNNNNNNNNNNNNNNNNNNNNNNNNNNNNNNNNNNNNNNNNNNNNNNNNNNNNNNNNNNNNNNNNNNNNNNNNNNNNNNNNNNNNNNNNNNNNNNNNNNNNNNNNNNNNNNNNNNNNNNNNNNNNNNNNNNNNNNNNNNNNNNNNNNNNNNNNNNNNNNNNNNNNNNNNNNNNNNNNNNNNNNNNNNNNNNNNNNNNNNNNNNNNNNNNNNNNNNNNNNNNNNNNNNNNNNNNNNNNNNNNNNNNNNNNNNNNNNNNNNNNNNNNNNNNNNNNNNNNNNNNNNNNNNNNNNNNNNNNNNNNNNNNNNNNNNNNNNNNNNNNNNNNNNNNNNNNNNNNNNNNNNNNNNNNNNNNNNNNNNNNNNNNNNNNNNNNNNNNNNNNNNNNNNNNNNNNNNNNNNNNNNNNNNNNNNNNNNNNNNNNNNNNNNNNNNNNNNNNNNNNNNNNNNNNNNNNNNNNNNNNNNNNNNNNNNNNNNNNNNNNNNNNNNNNNNNNNNNNNNNNNNNNNNNNNNNNNNNNNNNNNNNNNNNNNNNNNNNNNNNNNNNNNNNNNNNNNNNNNNNNNNNNNNNNNNNNNNNNNNNNNNNNNNNNNNNNNNNNNNNNNNNNNNNNNNNNNNNNNNNNNNNNNNttaaaaaaataaattcggAAATACAGCATCGCGCGTAGCTTACTTGCCAtgccacctacacagcacatctaactatataggggatgcaatccttttgttttaactcgtgggggaccttttatcccggttggaaacaccaaccgggataaaagacccccttttatcccggttggtattacaaaccgggataaaagggtcccaaCGGGAtggctgaaagaggactaaatcccttgaacccttttatcccggtttgtaataccaaccgggataaaagggggtcttttatcccggttggtgtttccaaccgggataaaaggtcccccacgagttaaaacaaaaggattgcatcccctatatagttagatgtgctgtgtaggtgggatggcaaggaagctacgcgcgaggctgtatttcgaattttatttttttaaaacggtctataattttttttcttagaaaACGTGTTTAGATTTTTGTTTCTTGGggtctataattttttttcttagaaaACGTGTTTAGATTTTTGTTTCTTGGGGGGCCATATAACTAGTACTACTATTTTACTAGTATTGTAGCATCCATTGGATGTCAGGATCAGAGCAGATCACATCAAACCCAATTAATTTCATTTCGATTATGTAGACTTGACCTGCAGGACCTTAGATAAAGCCTCGTGGAATAGTACGACTCTACGAGTCGTCACTATCTCACAGTTATCATCACAGCGAGAGAAATAATTACTCCTGTTTGCACCACGCATTGCAATATTCATGCAGCGACTACCTGCTGGTGGTGGCCCTGGGCGACGAGACGGGGCGGCTGCTCCGGTAcgaccgccgcgcgcgccgcgtggaGGTGCTCCGCGCGGGGCTCTCGTACCCGAACGGCGTGGccgtgggcgccggcggcgaccacgTGGTGGTGGCGCACACGGCGCTGTGCGAGCTGCGGCGGTACTGGGTGCGGGGCCCGCGGGCGGGGCGGTCGGAGACCTTCGCGGAGCTGCCGGGGTACCCCGACAACGTGCGCGCCGACGGCTGCGGCGGGTACTGGGTGGCTCTGAGCAAGGGCGtcgccacgggcggcggcggggccggcccgGCGCCGACAGTGGCCGTGAGGGTGTCCCCGGAGGGCAACGTGACGGAGGCGCTGGACGGGTTCAGCTTCGTGTCCGTGAGCGAGGTggccgagcgcggcggcgcgctctgGGTCGGCTCCGTCGACACGCCGTACGCCGGCGAGCTCAGGCGGCGCATCGGCTAGCGTTTGGTCGTCGTGCATCTGTGTCCAGCACGCACGTGCGGTGCCACGCACGTCGTTCGTTCGTCGTCACAAGTGTATATGTATGCGTGGTGCATCAGCAGCGTATGTAGAACATGTGGATTGTGATTATTGTAACATTGGATTGGATTAGATGTGCCATTGGCCGCCGTAGCCAGCACTCGTTGCAATGGTTTCCGGTTATCACGTGTACCTTCTCTTAATGCATGGCCACGTTAATGGCGCCACTATTCACCTCTGTTTGGTGATTGTCGTCCACGATCCACTCGGTCGTACCGTGTTCCATGTGTatctatctattatcttaatataatAGTGGTAAAAGAAGTCACCGAGAGGTCTAGAAATTCCCACATTTCTAATTAGAAAAGGAGAAGGATTTACACCGTTGCATTTTATGATGAT from Setaria italica strain Yugu1 chromosome II, Setaria_italica_v2.0, whole genome shotgun sequence encodes the following:
- the LOC101762094 gene encoding protein STRICTOSIDINE SYNTHASE-LIKE 10 yields the protein MAVAAHSSSLSFLALLPLLLIPPVVLSAAGVAAVSYETKSMDPGLVVMTLPEPVSGPESLAFDGRGGGPYSGVSDGRVLRWEGGLRGWTEYAYNSKHKNVAMCAPEKKLVVPESVCGRPLGLQFHRQSGDLYVADAYLGLLRVPARGGLAEVVAAEAGGEPFNFLNGLDVDQRTGDVYFTDSSTTYRRSDYLLVVALGDETGRLLRYDRRARRVEVLRAGLSYPNGVAVGAGGDHVVVAHTALCELRRYWVRGPRAGRSETFAELPGYPDNVRADGCGGYWVALSKGVATGGGGAGPAPTVAVRVSPEGNVTEALDGFSFVSVSEVAERGGALWVGSVDTPYAGELRRRIG